TTTGTTTTTTATCAAATACTTTGTCCCAATGGGCTTTGAAATAAGCGCTGTTGATAAGCATTAGGAAAGTCGCCGGGTCTAAGGTTTTGACTATAGAATCAATTTTGTTGTGAGTTTTTTGCTTAACCCAATTGTTGATGATTGAGACGCTGTCAGCCCGTCTGAAATCGATAGTTTTTGCATCCGCATTGAATGCACTTGTTAAAAGCTTGCTGTAGTTTGGTACAAATCGTACATCTGGTCTTGCCCACAGTGAGTTGGCAATTTCCATTGTCAGAGACTTCCCTGGTCCTTTAATACCTGGAATATCTTTCACGGTTTGCAGTTGGCGAGTAAAAGTGGCATAGCTGGAAGCTGCTGATTGAGCATCGATTCCTGACAAATTTAAGACATCAGCCATATCCACCTTTGTTTTTCCTGCGGCACCGACATAAACCATTTCCAGGCATGAGTGAATGCTCAATGGTGAAATGAATACGTTTTTGTTGTCGTTTGCTTGGTCGCCGGCAAGTCTGTTCACGACATTCAAACCAAAAGTAGAAGCCGGATCTAGTTGGTATCCGCTATCGATCTTGCTTTGAGCGCAGGGAATCGACGTTAGTCCGACAATAAGCAGCAGGGCTAACGCGAAATAATGGATCATTGCTTCTCCTAATTGATTTGTGAAAGACTTTCTTCGACAGCCTTCAAGGTGTCATCGATATCTTGCTTTGAATGCTCCAGCGAAATGAAAGCAGCTTCAAATTGAGACGGTGGCCAGTAAATGCCTCTGTCTCTTAGTGCTTGCCAGAATTTTGCAAATTTCTTAGTGTCGCACTTCTGTGCGCTTTCTAGATCCGTCACTTTGTCTTTGGAGAAGAAGAGACAAATCATGCCGGTGACGCTTGCTACTTGAGCAGTAGTTTTTGTCTTTTTGATTATTTCAGCAAGACCATCAGCCAGGCGTTGAGTTCTGTTTTCTAATTGCGCGTAGCTCTGTGGAATTTGCAACATTCTCAATTGCGCTATGCCTGCGGCCATAGCAATGGGATTACCGGAAAGCGTACCTGCTTGATAGACGGATCCCAGAGGGGCAATCATTTCCATGATGTCGCGTCTTCCGCCGTAGGCTCCGACTGGAAGCCCACCGCCAATGATTTTGCCTAGAGTTGTTAGATCCGGTTTGATCTTATAGCGCTCTTGTGCGCCGCCCAATGCAACGCGGAATCCGGTCATAACTTCATCGAAAATAACCAACGTGCCATTTTCTTCCGCCAGTTTCTTCATCGCTTCGAGATAACCGTCGTTGGGTAGAATTAGCCCGGCATTACCGATTATTGGTTCAAGAATTATCGCTGCAATTTGTTTGCCGTGTTCTTTGAAGGCTTTCTTCAGCGAATCAAGATCGTTAAACGGCAGAGATATTGTCAGTTTTGCAAGTTCCTCCGGCACGCCAGGCGAGCTGGAAATACCCAGTGTTTGTAATCCGGAGCCAGCCTTAATTAGAAATGAGTCGGCATGTCCGTGATAGCAGCCATCAAATTTGATGATCATGTCGCGTTTAGTAAATGCGCGAGCCAGTCTTATAGCCGACATCGTAGCTTCCGTGCCGGATGATACCAGTCTGACCATCTCAATGCTTGGCACAGAGTGGACTATAAGTTCAGCGAGTTCAATCTCATGAACCGAAGGTGCACCATAACTTGTACCGCGCTCAAGAGCATCTTCCAATGCTTCCAACACGCGTGGATGACGATGACCGAGAATCATCGGACCCCATGAGCCTACATAGTCTATGTAGCGGTTTTGATCGATGTCCCACATGTACGGGCCGTCTGCACGATCGATAAATATCGGCGTGGCATCGACCGCCTTGCAGGAGCGTACCGGCGAATTGACTCCACCGGGCAAGACTTTGCTTGCGCGTTCGAATGCTTGTTGAGACCGGTTTGCCGGTACCGCTGTTTGTGTCATTTTCTACGTAGCCGAAGTTTGCGCACCGGTACCGAGTAAGCGCTCGAGTACGGGCTCGACCATTTTGGCTGCCTTTTCACCGGCTTGGAAATGACGCAATTTTTGGTCGCGGTCAAAAATGTAAAATGCCGGCACGAATTTGTTTTCGAAAGCATCGGTAATTGTGTGCCAGTTGTCGACTACACATGGCCAAGTCAATTCGTATTCAGCCATGTTCTCCTTGACTGCCTCAATGTTCGTGTCGCTTTCTTGGCGAGGCATGTGGATGGCAACAACTTTCAAGCCATGTGATTTGTACTTCTCAATCCACTTAGAGATATCGGGAAGAGATTCTTTGCAAATACCGCAGCTTATTGCCCAGAAGTGAATAATCGTCGGGCTGCCTTTTAGGTCTTCAGTCTTAATCGGATCTGAGTTAAACCAGTCAGTCCCACCTTCAAGCGAGGGCATTTGACTATCCATACGAAGCGGCATGTGAATCTCCTTGGCAAGGGCGCATGCAATGCGCCCCTACATAAATTACCTTGCGCCTATTAATTTTACGCCAAAAACAAAACCAGATCTGCAATTTGCAGATCTGGTTCGTTACTGATTTGTTATTTCAACAAGTTTAGACTTGCAATGGCTTTTGACCAGGCTTCCAGTCAGCGCCGCAAAGTCCGCCGGTTTTAATGGCTTCCAATACGCGCAATGTTTCATCAACAGAGCGGCCGATGTTCAATGCATGAACAACTTGATATTGGAGAACGCCATCTTGGTCGATGATGTAGAGACCGCGCAAAGCGATACCCTTTTCTTCAATCAAGACGCCGAAGTCACGGCTGACATCTTTGGTGATATCAGAAGCGAGAGGGAACTTGAGCGAACCCAAGCCATTCTTGTCTTCTGGTGTGTTGATCCAAGCGCGGTGGCTGTAGACGCTATCGGTTGATACACCGATTATCTCAGCGCCAGCTTTCTTGAACTCATCATAACGATCGTTGAATGCCTTGATTTCTGTTGGGCATACGAAGGTGAAATCGAGTGGGTAAAACAACAGAATAACGAACTTGCCTTTGTAATCGGACAAGCGAACGTTCTCTTTAAGACCCTTCATGTCCTTCGTTGAAGGCATGTCGAAATCTGGAGCTTTTTTTCCAACTTGCAACATTTAGGTATTAACCCCG
Above is a window of Candidatus Obscuribacterales bacterium DNA encoding:
- a CDS encoding serpin family protein: MIHYFALALLLIVGLTSIPCAQSKIDSGYQLDPASTFGLNVVNRLAGDQANDNKNVFISPLSIHSCLEMVYVGAAGKTKVDMADVLNLSGIDAQSAASSYATFTRQLQTVKDIPGIKGPGKSLTMEIANSLWARPDVRFVPNYSKLLTSAFNADAKTIDFRRADSVSIINNWVKQKTHNKIDSIVKTLDPATFLMLINSAYFKAHWDKVFDKKQTAPADFHLLSGQSVKANMMHRDGQFFYLEDTNVQAVKLSYTDDRFAMYVFLPRSNSDVNQFCQSLTPANWTGYMNSMNKGNGTLTLPRFKMSYELHLKKLLSQMGMPEAFTPGANFTQMTLPPPKPFIGDVIHKTYVNVDEDGTEAAAVTAAIMMGSSFMPMTPFVMNVDHPFFCAVTYEEQPGKQTILFAGKVMNPVSQ
- the hemL gene encoding glutamate-1-semialdehyde 2,1-aminomutase, whose translation is MTQTAVPANRSQQAFERASKVLPGGVNSPVRSCKAVDATPIFIDRADGPYMWDIDQNRYIDYVGSWGPMILGHRHPRVLEALEDALERGTSYGAPSVHEIELAELIVHSVPSIEMVRLVSSGTEATMSAIRLARAFTKRDMIIKFDGCYHGHADSFLIKAGSGLQTLGISSSPGVPEELAKLTISLPFNDLDSLKKAFKEHGKQIAAIILEPIIGNAGLILPNDGYLEAMKKLAEENGTLVIFDEVMTGFRVALGGAQERYKIKPDLTTLGKIIGGGLPVGAYGGRRDIMEMIAPLGSVYQAGTLSGNPIAMAAGIAQLRMLQIPQSYAQLENRTQRLADGLAEIIKKTKTTAQVASVTGMICLFFSKDKVTDLESAQKCDTKKFAKFWQALRDRGIYWPPSQFEAAFISLEHSKQDIDDTLKAVEESLSQIN
- a CDS encoding redoxin domain-containing protein, producing the protein MPLRMDSQMPSLEGGTDWFNSDPIKTEDLKGSPTIIHFWAISCGICKESLPDISKWIEKYKSHGLKVVAIHMPRQESDTNIEAVKENMAEYELTWPCVVDNWHTITDAFENKFVPAFYIFDRDQKLRHFQAGEKAAKMVEPVLERLLGTGAQTSAT
- a CDS encoding peroxiredoxin, yielding MLQVGKKAPDFDMPSTKDMKGLKENVRLSDYKGKFVILLFYPLDFTFVCPTEIKAFNDRYDEFKKAGAEIIGVSTDSVYSHRAWINTPEDKNGLGSLKFPLASDITKDVSRDFGVLIEEKGIALRGLYIIDQDGVLQYQVVHALNIGRSVDETLRVLEAIKTGGLCGADWKPGQKPLQV